The Candidatus Amarolinea dominans genome contains a region encoding:
- a CDS encoding HigA family addiction module antidote protein codes for MQRLNPMMPGELLYEEFLEPMGLSQYRLAKEIGVPAQRISDIVAGKRAITADTDLRLCRFFGLSNGYWLRAQAAHDTEVAESRLAETLAKIKPWQGAPSRVGHVA; via the coding sequence ATGCAGCGACTTAATCCCATGATGCCTGGAGAGCTGCTGTACGAGGAGTTTCTGGAGCCAATGGGTCTCTCGCAGTATCGTTTGGCAAAGGAGATCGGTGTGCCCGCGCAGCGGATTAGTGACATTGTGGCGGGTAAGCGCGCGATTACGGCGGACACTGATTTGCGATTGTGCCGTTTCTTTGGTCTCTCTAATGGCTACTGGCTGCGCGCGCAGGCGGCCCATGATACAGAGGTGGCTGAGAGCAGGCTGGCGGAAACGCTGGCGAAGATCAAGCCCTGGCAGGGAGCGCCATCTCGTGTAGGCCATGTGGCCTGA
- the atpC gene encoding ATP synthase F1 subunit epsilon has protein sequence MPIRFEFVAQSGRIFSDDVDMVIAPSADGVLGILPKHAPLMALIQPGEVVIKKAGSPDRFFSVAEGFIEVRPDKVVLLARSGESAENIDAARAEEARQRAEQWLTSHPKGAERREMMEAALRRSIMRLRVVQKRSATHTPGAHFRDPNNNNQ, from the coding sequence ATGCCGATTCGCTTTGAGTTTGTGGCGCAGTCTGGACGGATCTTCAGCGATGATGTGGATATGGTGATTGCGCCGAGCGCCGATGGCGTGCTGGGCATCCTACCCAAACATGCGCCGCTGATGGCTCTCATTCAGCCCGGCGAAGTCGTCATCAAGAAGGCCGGCAGCCCGGACCGCTTCTTCTCGGTGGCTGAAGGCTTCATCGAGGTGCGGCCCGATAAAGTGGTGCTGTTGGCCCGTTCGGGCGAGTCCGCGGAGAACATTGATGCGGCGCGGGCCGAGGAAGCCCGTCAGCGCGCCGAGCAGTGGCTGACGAGCCATCCGAAGGGCGCTGAACGCCGGGAGATGATGGAAGCCGCGCTGCGGCGCTCCATCATGCGTCTGCGTGTTGTGCAAAAGCGCAGCGCGACGCACACCCCCGGGGCGCACTTCCGCGACCCAAACAACAACAATCAGTAA